Part of the Clostridia bacterium genome, GAACATTCTTTACCCGCAATCCACTGGGGATACAGAATGATACGGCCTATGGGGAGCGTTATCAAATCGTTATCAAAAGAGAGATATAAAACCGCAAAATCGTTGTGCCGCAACGGGTTCGGAGTTTCAAAAACTCACTCCCATTCAATAATAACCCTCCTTTCGGAGCGAGTTGTATCAAAAAAGTACGGTCAGACGGCGAAGAAGAGTTTGCGGTAGGCGGCGATATCCGCTTCTGCGGCGGCGATCGCGGCTTTGTCGTGCGCCGCCATCGCGGCGGAGTGTACGGCGGCAAGCTCCGCGTAACGCGGATAATACTCCGCTATGAGAAAGCGCGCGTATTTGACGTAGCGGTACTGCCCCGCGCAGCGGAAGCGTCCGTCTTCCGGACGGCGCTCGACCGCGACGCCGCGCTCATCCTTGAACGCCTGCGGGACGCTCCCGAAATCCTCCGCGAAAACGATCGAGAACTGCAGGTCGAAATAGTCGTAGCCGCAATGGCGCTTCGTGACGTGCGCGTCGGACGCGCCGAGGACGGGGATGCGGTACCCCTGCGCGAGCAGCTCGCCGCGCAGGATCTCCGAGAGGTTGTTGCCGTTGCCGACGTCGTCGTGTCCGCCGAAAAGCTCGAGCACGTCGAAATCGCCGTGCTTCCAGTGGTGGACGAACTCCTCGACCGGCATGAAGTATTCGCCCTCGACGTCCCAGTAGGGGTGCGCCATTACCGCGACTCCGCCCGCATTCCGTATCTCCCGCGCGATGACCGTGCGGAACGCCGTCTCGCGCGCGTCGGAAACGTCGGAAAAGTCGCGTTCGGCGAGCAGCTTATCGATCTGCTCTTCGATATATTCCTTCTTCTCGCGGAGCAGGTTGTTGACGCTGTAATTACCGCCGAAATGGACGATGTGGTAGAAGCTCCCGTCGTTATGGACTTCCTCGCCCTGTATGACGAAAAACGCGTCGGTCAGCGCGGAGACCTGCTCTTTCGCCTCGTAGGACGGCTCGATCCAGCCGTGGTCGGTCAGCGCGATGAAGTCATAGCCCGCGGCGCGGTAGGCGCAGGCGACCTCGAAGGGCGTTCCGCTGCCGTCGCTGCGGCAGGAGTGGCAGTGCGTTTCACACTTGAAGGGGCGCAGCTTCGCGAGATCCTCTTTTATCGAATAGAGGAAGGCGCGGCGCGGCTCCTCCTCGCCGCTTTTCACCTTGAACGAGAAGCGCTGCTCTCCCTCAAAGTATCCCTCGAAGGAGTATAGTCCGCCGCCGAGGTCGTTCATCGGCAGGTAGGGATAGCGTATATCGCCCGACTGGATCCGGAACTCCGGCGAATGCGTGACGGCGTGCTTCTCCATCGGCTGCAGCTTCGCGAAAAGCGGGCCGGGCTCGCCGTTCGTCCGGACGTATATTGTCTGTTTTTCGTCAGCGCGGAAGACGCGCGGGTATATTTCTTTTATCTCAATCCCCATTTTTGCACCTCAATATCCGTAGAATTCGCGGGCGAAGCGCTCGGAGCGTTCGCTCAGACCGCCGAGCAGCGTTTCGGTCTGCGTGTCGGGCGCGCCGTCCGCGGAGTAATCCGCCATAAGCGCCCCCTGCCCGTGGCAGAGCCGCATATAGACGGGGTAAAACTTATCGAGCAGGAAGCGCGCGAACTTCGTCAGTCTGTAGGGGCCGAGGACGAACTCCGGCGCGCAGTCGGTCTTCACGCAGAGGGACCTGCCGGCGCGGATCGCGTTCAGCAGCGCCGCTTCCGAGCGGACGGGCGCGAAAACGAAGGTGTATCCGCCCTTCGCGGGAAGCTTCGGCTCCGCCGCGTAGGTATAGTGCGAGTCGGTCGAGCCGACGACGGGTATCTTCACGCCCTCGGCGCGTACCTCTTCCCACAGCGCGACGGCCGGCTCCATGTCGTAGTCGCGCAGGTCGAGCGCGTCGTAAACACCGTCGCGCAGGAGCTGCCGCGTGACGGCGGGCGGGATGAAGTAGACCTCCTCCCATATCCAGAACGGATGCGCGAGTATCGCGATGCCGCCGAGCTCGCGGGATTTGTTCGCTATCCAGACGCGCCAGGCGTAGTCCTCGCGGTCGATGCCGTCGGGGAGCGAGAGCGTCGGCGCGAGCGCCGCGACCTCGGCTTCCGCTTCGGCTTTGTG contains:
- a CDS encoding PHP domain-containing protein; the protein is MGIEIKEIYPRVFRADEKQTIYVRTNGEPGPLFAKLQPMEKHAVTHSPEFRIQSGDIRYPYLPMNDLGGGLYSFEGYFEGEQRFSFKVKSGEEEPRRAFLYSIKEDLAKLRPFKCETHCHSCRSDGSGTPFEVACAYRAAGYDFIALTDHGWIEPSYEAKEQVSALTDAFFVIQGEEVHNDGSFYHIVHFGGNYSVNNLLREKKEYIEEQIDKLLAERDFSDVSDARETAFRTVIAREIRNAGGVAVMAHPYWDVEGEYFMPVEEFVHHWKHGDFDVLELFGGHDDVGNGNNLSEILRGELLAQGYRIPVLGASDAHVTKRHCGYDYFDLQFSIVFAEDFGSVPQAFKDERGVAVERRPEDGRFRCAGQYRYVKYARFLIAEYYPRYAELAAVHSAAMAAHDKAAIAAAEADIAAYRKLFFAV